From Penaeus monodon isolate SGIC_2016 chromosome 6, NSTDA_Pmon_1, whole genome shotgun sequence, the proteins below share one genomic window:
- the LOC119574187 gene encoding E3 ubiquitin-protein ligase HECTD1-like isoform X15, with amino-acid sequence MEDSMMADVDPETLLEWLQMGQGEERDMQLIALEQLCMLLLMSDNVDRCFESCPPRTFLPALCRIFLDECAPDNVLEVTARAITYYLDVSAECTRRITTVEGAIKAMCNRLVVADVTSRTSKDLAEQCIKVLELICTREAGAVFEAGGLNCVLSFIRDNGHLVHKDTLHSAMHLVSRLCGKMEPADPGLAPCVESLSTLLRHEDQHVADGALRCFASLADRFTRRAQDPAPLAQHCLVTHLLARLAGAAPQPAPGAAAAAPGAPAATPENSKTSASVSTVISLLSTLCRGSPSITHNLLRSELPDAIEKALQGDERCVLDTMRLVDLLLVLLFEGRKALPKSGMSTVASRLPGLRRMDSSGEKTHRQLIDCIRSKDTDALIDAIDSGGIEVNFMDDVGQTLLNWASAFGTQEMVEFLCERGADVNKGQRSSSLHYAACFGRPQIAKVLLRHGANPDLRDEDGKTPLDKARERNDEGHREVAAILQSPAEWLVVADGKSTISSQDKKTVEEGNSANIEGEAEIGEPRGDVEMAPVYLSRLLPVFCHTFQATMVHTVRKASLSILRKMVHYIPAPLLHQVCGGEGTTISTSTNNINASTSTANTLLGSQLVEVIALVLGNEEDEDGHLVALQMVDDLLSKAAPLLLEHCARLGVISKVGSLAGPSDPPIEEYSSKGKDDQEQLTLGELLTSSHLFGLHRKEGDEPGMEDAKEVVPGKAYHWRDWCVARGRDCLYIWSDAAALELSNGSNGWFRFILDGKLATMYSSGSPEGGSESTAENRSEFLEKLQRAKSAVRPGSPSQPVLSTPGPARLVIGNWSLQCKKEGELHIHNSDGQQQATILREDLPGFIFESNRNTKHSFTAETSLGPEFHAGWTGRRGKRFRSKVEAMKQKVKGLARDVYEKYFKAAQTQPRGVVAKLGNIVAQIERACQKQVSNKNSGEWTEILRAAVEDLVTLLRDESTVSAYELHSSGLVQALLTLLSPGTAQHIPEDNRQVSQRRLNKMIKQRRNVFKSCFKDKVDEETATISTSVSPGTQLVRKLVSVLESAEKLPLYIYDIPGAGSGLQVLSRRLRFRLERAPGESSLIDRNGRTLKMEPLATVEQLERYLLKMVAKQWYDFDRASFAFVRKLKEGQKLTFKCNRDFDENGIIYWIGTNAKTAYEWVNPASVGLVVVTSSEGRNLPYGRLEDILSRDPSALNCHTNDDKRAWFAIDLGVWFVPSAYTLRHARGYGRSALRNWMFQVSKDGMTWTTLYTHVDDCSLNEPGSTHTWFIQPQQDEKTGWRHVRIQQTGKNASGQTHYLSLSGLELYGTVTGVCEDLGRAAKEAEANLRRQRRLVKSQMVKHMVVGARVVRGLDWKWRDQDGNPPSEGTITGELHNGWIDVTWDHGASNSYRMGAEGKYDLKLAPGYDPESPQVSIVSTGISSSSSNTSTTSAPASSIPTITTAIKTTKVVSTEVSQGTSVLTSRKCSSTPSLPQATTDTHKHSVAASEQAASDDNLTAKAAETVAENVLSVASAEALLSVEGSGRDKGSELATLVQSLSLHDRDLTSDFSDAMSSLESVLNTSDIKSGSGLLSTAQSYPTLTSSTTSTTSTTTTGAAASSTTNQPSTNLATFPHGLTMSLTSTSSDSEQVSLEDFLESCRASTLLAELTDDELPDPDDDENDDDDNDDDDDDYEEEEECYEVSISSFRQVRNGKRRGWDDEFVIKRQFPALIPAFDPRPGRTNVNQTQDLEIPAPGTEDHLCDAPTEVVSGPRLSLTLRGPNLPGIPEVDVPITKSSSTIFSVVQTLVNTANFPSRQERLRRIWEPTYTLVYGEAREDEGTEGETSGHQSFQRRSSRTNILTEAAGSTHPGSTSTTATGDPSVEDVLQLLRQLFILGQDSAAAEKTDSPMDTLGVRCEEFESKKVGNKLVQQVGEAVVLACGALPSWCEDLTYATPMLFPFDTRHLYFNCTAFGPERSLVWLQSQRDVSVERRGGLRRDDPHEYRVGRLKHERVTVPRGPNLLQWAQQVMHIHAARKSILEVEFREEEGTGLGPTLEFYALVAGELQRADLGMWLCDDQTADPITPPALDGGNGNGDSQARPPGYYIRRQGGLFPAPLPQDSSVCDKAVELFTFLGIFLAKTLQDNRLVDLPLSRPFLKLMCHGEFANVKDRGIAGSAIKPRGGLSSLPAEEDLMTSSIISEESEKELELDPPKYRITDTQPWFTGLLTLEDLCEVDEERGGFLQQLKSLVAIKQQIVNDTSITEEDRRLQLHNLALPLPSSSQGAGPPAVRLEDLCLTMQYAAPSRHLGYTSIELRSGGSDQEVTLDNVEDYLDLTLNWALESGIRRQLEAFRAGFCQVFPLKKLGAFSPDELRLMLCGDQAPMWTREDILAYTEPKLGYTRDSPGFLRLVNILVGLTAEERKAFLQFTTGCSSLPPGGLANLHPRLTVVRKVDAGDGSYPSVNTCVHYLKLPDYSSENIMKERLLAATREKGFHLN; translated from the exons GTGCAGCACCCCAGCCTGCTCCaggggctgctgctgctgctccagGTGCACCTGCTGCCACGCCAGAAAACTCAAAGACATCTGCATCTGTCTCCACTGTGATCTCCCTGCTCTCCACACTTTGTAGAGGCTCACCCAGTATTACTCAT aatCTGTTGAGATCTGAACTACCTGATGCCATAGAGAAAGCCCTACAAGGAGATGAGCGCTGTGTGCTGGACACCATGCGCTTAGTAGACCTATTGCTGGTGCTGCTTTTTGAAGGGCGAAAAGCCCTGCCGAAGTCAGGGATGAGCACTGTGGCAAGCCGTCTGCCAGGGCTGAGGAGAATGGACAGTTCTGGAGAGAAGACTCATCGTCAGCTTATAGATTGCATTAGAAGTAAAGATACAGATGCTCTCATAGATGCCATAGACAGTGGAGGTATTGAAGTGAATTTTATGGATGATGTGGGTCAGACCCTCCTCAACTGGGCATCAGCCTTTGGTACTCAGGAGATGGTGGAGTTCCTTTGTGAAAGAGGTGCTGATGTTAATAAAG GCCAAAGATCATCCTCTCTTCACTATGCAGCATGCTTCGGCCGCCCACAAATAGCCAAAGTTTTATTGCGTCACGGTGCAAACCCTGACCTCCGGGATGAAGATGGGAAGACTCCCTTAGATAAAGCAAGGGAAAGAAATGATGAAGGTCACAGAGAAGTTGCAGCCATCCTGCAGAGCCCAGCTGAATGGCTGGTAGTGGCAGATGGAAAG TCTACTATCTCCTCACAGGATAAGAAAACAGTAGAAGAGGGAAACAGTGCAAATATTGAAGGCGAGGCAGAAATTGGAGAACCACGTGGTGATGTGGAAATGGCACCAGTGTACCTCAGTCGTCTTCTTCCTGTGTTCTGTCACACCTTCCAAGCCACAATGGTCCACACAGTTCGGAAGGCTTCGCTTAGTATTTTAAGGAAGATGGTACATTATATACCTGCACCACTGCTTCATCAG GTTTGTGGTGGTGAGGGGACAACAATCAGCACAAGCACTAACAATATCAATGCAAGTACCAGTACTGCCAACACCCTTCTGGGCTCGCAGTTAGTGGAGGTCATTGCTCTTGTCCTTGGcaatgaggaagatgaagacggTCACCTGGTGGCGCTGCAGATGGTAGATGACCTCTTGAGCAAGGCTGCCCCTTTGCTGTTGGAACACTGTGCTCGTCTGGGGGTCATCAGTAAAGTAGGGTCATTGGCAGGCCCATCTGACCCGCCCATTGAAGAATATAGCTCAAAGGGCAAGGATGATCag GAGCAGCTCACGCTTGGTGAACTCCTTACAAGCAGTCACTTGTTTGGACTTCATCGTAAG GAGGGAGATGAGCCAGGTATGGAGGATGCCAAGGAGGTGGTTCCTGGGAAGGCCTACCACTGGCGGGACTGGTGTGTGGCCCGGGGAAGGGACTGCCTCTACATTTGGAGCGATGCAGCCGCACTAGAGCTGTCCAATGGATCAAATGGCTGGTTCCGCTTCATCCTGGACGGGAAGCTGGCCACCATGTACTCGTCGGGGAGCCCTGAGGGGGGATCAGAGAGCACAG CAGAGAACCGCAGTGAATTTCTAGAGAAGCTTCAGCGGGCCAAGTCAGCTGTGAGACCGGGGAGCCCCAGCCAGCCTGTTTTGTCCACTCCAGGGCCTGCACGATTGGTCATTGGGAACTGGTCTTTGCAGTGCAAGAAG GAGGGTGAGCTTCACATCCACAACTCTGACGGTCAGCAACAAGCCACTATCTTGAGAGAAGACCTGCCTGGCTTCATTTTTGAGAGTAACAGGAACACCAAGCACTCCTTCACAGCTGAAACATCCCTGGGCCCAGAGTTCCATGCTGGGTGGACAGGACGGCGAGGAAAGAGGTTCCGATCTAAAGTGGAGGCAATGAAACAGAAG GTCAAAGGTTTAGCCCGTGATGTTTACGAAAAATACTTCAAAGCAGCACAGACGCAGCCACGTGGGGTGGTAGCCAAATTAGGAAATATTGTGGCACAAATTGAAAGGGCTTGTCAGAAACAG GTTAGTAACAAGAACAGTGGAGAATGGACGGAGATCCTGAGAGCTGCAGTCGAGGACCTAGTCACCCTCCTGCGCGATGAAAGCACAGTCTCTGCTTATGAGTTACATTCTTCTGGCCTCGTTCAAGCTCTTCTAACGCTTCTCAGCCCAGGCACAGCTCAGCATATCCCTGAGGACAACAGACAGGTTTCCCAGCGACGACTCAACAAGATGATCAAGCAGCGGAGAAATGTCTTCAAGAGCTGCTTTAAG GACAAAGTAGATGAAGAGACAGCCACAATTAGCACTTCTGTAAGCCCTGGGACACAGCTTGTACGCAAACTGGTGTCAGTGCTAGAGAGTGCTGAAAAActaccattgtatatatatgacattcctGGAGCTGGTTCGGGCCTGCAGGTGTTGAGTAGACGTCTTAGATTTAGACTCGAAAGAGCACCTGGAGAGAGCTCTCTGATTGACAGGAATGGAAGAACCTTGAAG ATGGAACCACTGGCCACAGTTGAGCAACTTGAGCGATACCTTCTAAAAATGGTTGCAAAGCAGTGGTATGATTTTGATAGAGCCTCCTTTGCTTTTGTCCGCAAACTGAAGGAGGGCCAGAAACTCACATTTAAATGCAACAGAGATTTCGATGAGAATGGCATTATTTATTGGATTGGAACAAATGCAAA GACTGCATATGAATGGGTGAATCCAGCGTCTGTTGGCCTAGTGGTAGTGACCTCTAGTGAGGGGCGCAATCTTCCCTATGGACGTCTAGAAGATATACTTAGCCGTGACCCATCAGCCTTGAACTGCCACACCAATGATGATAAGCGAGCCTGGTTTGCTATTGATCTTGGTGTATGGTTTGTGCCGTCAGCTTATACTCTCCGACATGCAAGAGGTTACGGCAGATCAGCCCTTCGTAACTGGATGTTCCAG GTTTCTAAAGATGGCATGACTTGGACAACCTTGTACACTCATGTGGATGATTGCTCACTCAATGAGCCAGGTAGCACTCACACATGGTTCATTCAGCCACAACAAGATGAAAAG ACTGGATGGAGACACGTACGTATTCAGCAAACAGGTAAAAATGCATCTGGTCAGAcccattacctctctctctctgggcttgAGCTCTATGGCACAGTCACAGGTGTTTGTGAGGACCTGGGCAGAGCAGCCAAGGAAGCAGAGGCAAATTTGCGAAGGCAGAGGAGACTGGTGAAGTCACAG ATGGTGAAGCACATGGTAGTTGGAGCACGTGTGGTACGTGGACTAGACTGGAAGTGGCGTGACCAGGATGGCAACCCCCCAAGCGAAGGAACCATTACAGGCGAACTTCATAATG GCTGGATTGACGTCACCTGGGATCACGGAGCCTCCAACAGCTACCGCATGGGTGCAGAGGGCAAGTATGATCTCAAGCTGGCCCCTGGCTATGATCCTGAGTCTCCTCAGGTGTCCATTGTGTCCACAGGCATCAGCAGTTCATCCAGCAACACCTCCACCACATCTGCACCTGCTTCGTCAATACCCACAATCACCACAGCCATAAAGACCACCAAG GTGGTAAGCACAGAAGTCAGCCAAGGTACAAGTGTACTCACAAGTCGCAAGTGTAGCTCGACACCTTCACTACCTCAggcaaccacagacacacacaaacactctgtGGCGGCATCCGAGCAGGCAGCATCTGATGACAATCTCACTGCAAAG GCTGCTGAGACAGTTGCAGAAAATGTGCTGAGTGTGGCCAGTGCTGAGGCTCTCCTGAGCGTGGAAGGCAGTGGGCGGGACAAAGGCTCAGAATTAGCCACCCTAGTACAGTCACTCAGCCTGCATGACCGTGACCTCACCTCTGATTTCTCCGATGCCATGTCCTCTTTGGAGTCTGTGCTCAATACCTCTGATATCAAATCTG GATCTGGGCTCCTGAGCACAGCGCAGAGCTACCCGACATTGACCTCCAGCACCACCTCAACTACCTCCACCACTACCACGGGCGCTGCGGCTTCCTCCACCACCAACCAGCCCTCTACCAACCTAGCCACCTTCCCCCACGGCCTGACCATGAGCCTCACCTCAACGTCCAGTGACTCGGAACAAGTTAGCCTAGAG GATTTCCTTGAAAGCTGTCGGGCAAGTACACTGCTTGCAGAGTTGACAGATGATGAACTGCCGGatcctgatgatgatgaaaatgatgatgatgacaatgatgacgatgatgatgattatgaggaagaagaggagtgctATGAAGTCAGT ATTTCCTCGTTCCGTCAGGTCCGTAACGGCAAGAGAAGAGGGTGGGATGATGAGTTTGTCATAAAGAGACAATTCCCAGCTCTCATTCCAGCCTTTGACCCTCGTCCAGGACGTACTAATGTAAACCAAACGCAGG ATCTGGAGATTCCAGCCCCAGGCACGGAGGACCACTTATGCGATGCGCCAACAGAGGTGGTAAGCGGACCTCGGCTCAGTCTCACTCTGAGGGGACCCAATCTCCCTGGGATACCAGAAGTTGATGTGCCCATTACTAAGAGTTCTTCAACCATCTTTAGTGTTGTTCAGACTTTAGTGAACACTGCCAATTTCCCTTCACGTCAGGAGAGATTGAGACGGATTTGGGAGCCAACGTACAC TCTTGTCTATGGTGAGGCTCGTGAAGATGAGGGCACAGAAGGGGAAACCTCTGGCCACCAATCCTTCCAACGTCGCAGTTCCCGAACCAACATCCTCACTGAAGCCGCGGGCTCAACACACCCCGGCAGCACAAGCACTACTGCCACTGGGGATCCTTCAGTGGAGGATGTGCTACAGCTGCTACGTCAGTTATTTATTTTAGGACAGGATAGTGCTGCAGCAG aAAAAACAGATTCACCAATGGATACATTAGGAGTAAGGTGCGAAGAGTTTGAATCCAAGAAAGTTGGAAATAAGCTAGTCCAGCAG gtgGGAGAGGCTGTTGTCCTGGCCTGCGGTGCACTTCCGTCATGGTGCGAAGACTTGACCTATGCGACTCCCATGCTGTTTCCCTTTGACACTAGACACCTTTACTTCAACTGCACTGCATTTGGTCCAGAGAG ATCCTTGGTGTGGCTCCAAAGTCAACGCGACGTTAGTGTCGAACGTCGTGGAGGCTTGAGACGAGATGACCCACATGAATACAGGGTGGGACGGCTCAAGCACGAGAGGGTCACTGTTCCTCGTGGCCCCAATCTGTTGCAGTGGGCTCAGCAG GTCATGCACATTCATGCAGCACGCAAATCTATCCTTGAGGTTGAATTCCGTGAAGAGGAAGGCACTGGCTTGGGCCCCACTCTGGAATTCTATGCACTGGTGGCAGGAGAGCTACAGCGTGCTGACCTTGGAATGTGGCTGTGTGATGACCAGACTGCAGACCCCATCACCCCCCCAGCTCTTGATGGGGGTAATGGGAATGGGGATTCTCAGGCCAGACCTCCAGGATATTACATCCGTCGCCAGGGAGGCCTCTTCCCTGCTCCCCTTCCTCAGGATAGCTCTGTTTGTGACAAAGCTGTTGAATTATTCACCTTCTTGGGAATATTCCTTGCCAAGACTTTGCAGGATAACAGACTTGTGGACTTGCCATTGTCTCGTCCTTTCCTCAAACTCATGTGCCATGGTGAGTTTGCCAATGTGAAGGACAGAGGCATTGCTGGAAGCGCTATCAAGCCTCGTGGAGGATTGTCGTCTCTGCCTGCAGAGGAGGATCTCATGACCTCCTCTATCATTAgtgaggagagcgagaaggagttGGAATTAGACCCTCCCAAGTACCGCATCACAGATACTCAGCCCTG GTTTACAGGGCTGCTTACCTTAGAGGACTTGTGTGAAGTGGATGAAGAACGGGGAGGATTCTTGCAGCAACTCAAATCTCTCGTGGCCATCAAGCAGCAGATTGTTAATGATACATCCATCACAGAGGAGGATCGGCGCCTCCAGCTCCACAACCTGGCCCTTCCATTGCCAAGCAGCAGCCAGGGTGCAGGACCTCCAGCAGTCAGACTAGAGGACCTGTGTCTTACCATGCAGTATGCTGCTCCTTCACGCCACTTGGGTTACACTTCCATTGAGCTCAGGTCAGGAGGATCTGACCAGGAGGTAACCCTAGACAATGTGGAGGATTATCTTGATCTTACCTTGAACTGGGCTCTGGAGAGTGGCATTAGAAGGCAGTTGGAAGCTTTCCGGGCAGGATTCTGCCAGGTGTTCCCTCTAAAGAAACTTGGTGCATTTAGTCCAGATGAATTAAGGCTGATGTTGTGTGGTGACCAGGCACCCATGTGGACACGTGAGGATATCCTGGCTTACACTGAACCCAAGCTAGGATACACAAGAGACTCGCCAGGATTCTTGAGACTGGTGAATATTCTTGTAGGACTTACAGCAGAGGAACGTAAAGCCTTCTTGCAGTTTACAACAGGATGCTCCTCATTGCCTCCTGGTGGCCTGGCCAATCTACATCCTCGCTTGACTGTGGTTCGCAAG GTTGATGCTGGTGACGGCTCCTACCCGTCCGTTAATACATGTGTCCATTACCTGAAGTTACCAGATTACTCTTCGGAAAATATAATGAAGGAAAGGCTCCTTGCAGCCACTCGTGAGAAGGGCTTCCATCTcaactaa